A section of the Rhodobacter sp. genome encodes:
- a CDS encoding FliM/FliN family flagellar motor switch protein, whose translation MNDVPRSHVLRRKLAPRPSTPPEDAAAEARGPAAALVRSFARAVSAAAPLVAEDGSLHRRRASLAELLDTVDPEAFVALLTIEGQGPGLAVVDQDGFVTIIEAMTVGRLAARPPQARRPTATDAALLGGLLNAALAGLGADDPAAALRIERAVPDHRLLPVLLDDGDYDLVALTATLVAGAVTRPLRAMLALPRHASATSGPSEPPETDTARWSGALESAVMQAPVVLRAELGRVTLPLAEVLGLGIGSTLTFPLSNLEEVRLIALDGQNPATGRLGQTRGMRAVRLTQPPGANAPLPMDPVQPPLASATAMQTVPTAEPG comes from the coding sequence ATGAATGACGTTCCACGCTCGCATGTGTTGCGGCGCAAACTGGCGCCGCGCCCCTCAACCCCGCCCGAGGATGCGGCGGCAGAGGCACGGGGCCCGGCCGCCGCGCTGGTGCGCAGCTTTGCGCGCGCGGTTTCGGCCGCCGCGCCGCTGGTGGCCGAGGACGGCAGCCTGCACCGGCGCCGCGCCAGCCTGGCCGAATTGTTGGACACCGTCGATCCCGAGGCCTTCGTTGCCCTGCTGACGATCGAAGGGCAGGGGCCCGGGTTGGCGGTCGTCGATCAGGACGGCTTTGTCACCATCATCGAGGCGATGACGGTCGGCCGCCTGGCCGCGCGCCCGCCGCAGGCCAGACGGCCCACGGCCACCGACGCGGCGCTGCTGGGGGGCCTGCTCAACGCGGCGCTGGCGGGGCTGGGCGCGGACGATCCCGCGGCCGCGTTGCGGATCGAACGGGCGGTGCCGGACCACCGCCTGTTGCCCGTGCTGCTGGATGACGGCGACTATGACCTGGTCGCGCTGACCGCCACGCTGGTGGCCGGGGCGGTGACGCGCCCCTTGCGCGCGATGCTGGCCTTGCCCCGGCACGCCAGCGCCACGTCAGGGCCGTCGGAACCTCCGGAAACCGACACCGCGCGCTGGTCCGGGGCACTGGAAAGCGCCGTGATGCAGGCGCCGGTGGTCCTGCGGGCGGAACTGGGCCGCGTGACCCTGCCCCTGGCCGAGGTCCTGGGCCTGGGTATCGGCAGCACGCTGACCTTCCCCTTGTCCAACCTCGAGGAGGTGCGACTGATCGCGCTGGACGGTCAGAACCCGGCCACGGGCCGCCTGGGGCAGACACGCGGGATGCGCGCGGTGCGGCTGACCCAGCCGCCGGGCGCAAACGCGCCCCTGCCGATGGACCCCGTCCAGCCACCGCTCGCCAGCGCGACGGCGATGCAGACGGTGCCGACGGCCGAACCGGGATGA
- a CDS encoding ATP-binding cassette domain-containing protein has protein sequence MIHADDLHKAFGAKRVLRGVSFAVPKGQSLVVIGGSGSGKSVLLRCLLGLERADRGHVRIAGLDDPAPQVLATHVGMLFQGGALFDSLPVWQNIAFRLMRGTGRMGRAAARDLAVEKLARVGLGPEVADLYPAELSGGMQKRVGLARAIAGDPPILFFDEPTAGLDPIMAAVINALIRGVVTEMGATAVTITHDMRTLSDVADRVAMLHEGRFCWQGSASEALSTDDPVMRQFTQGRTEGPIPTLR, from the coding sequence ATGATCCACGCGGACGATCTTCACAAGGCGTTTGGCGCCAAGCGGGTGCTGAGGGGCGTGTCCTTCGCCGTCCCCAAGGGCCAGAGCCTGGTGGTGATCGGCGGATCGGGCTCGGGCAAATCGGTGCTGCTGCGCTGTCTTCTGGGGCTGGAGCGCGCCGATCGCGGCCATGTCCGCATCGCCGGGCTGGACGACCCCGCACCGCAGGTGCTGGCGACGCACGTGGGGATGCTGTTCCAGGGCGGCGCGCTGTTCGATTCGCTTCCCGTATGGCAGAACATCGCCTTTCGCCTGATGCGCGGCACCGGGCGGATGGGACGCGCCGCCGCCCGGGACCTGGCGGTGGAAAAGCTGGCCCGGGTCGGCCTGGGGCCCGAGGTTGCCGATCTCTATCCCGCCGAACTGTCGGGCGGGATGCAAAAGCGCGTCGGACTGGCCCGCGCCATCGCCGGCGACCCGCCGATCCTGTTCTTCGACGAACCGACCGCCGGGCTGGACCCGATCATGGCGGCGGTCATCAACGCCCTGATCCGCGGCGTCGTGACCGAAATGGGCGCGACCGCCGTGACAATCACGCACGACATGCGCACGCTGAGCGACGTGGCGGACCGCGTCGCCATGCTGCACGAGGGGCGCTTTTGCTGGCAGGGCAGCGCCAGCGAGGCGCTTTCCACCGACGACCCGGTGATGCGCCAGTTCACCCAGGGCCGCACCGAGGGGCCAATCCCGACGCTGCGCTGA
- a CDS encoding ABC transporter permease, with protein sequence MIGVSALGATGRGFAGVLGAVGRFVGFAAQALAWMVRPPFHAREFGAQVLLIGWFSMPVVGMTALFTGAALALQIYAGSARFSAEFAVPSITAIGMVRELGPVLGGLMVAARVASSIAAEIGTMKVSEQIDALRTLAVEPMQYLTVPRLLAATLAMPVLVAAGDSIGILGGYAVGVTRLGFDGPTYLRNTLDFLEFRDVGSGLVKGAVFGFLVALSGCYFGMTSGRGAQGVGEATKSAVVLASVLILAANYLLTEAFFSA encoded by the coding sequence ATGATCGGGGTGTCGGCCCTCGGCGCGACGGGACGCGGCTTTGCGGGCGTTCTGGGCGCGGTCGGCCGGTTCGTCGGCTTTGCCGCGCAGGCGCTGGCGTGGATGGTGCGCCCGCCGTTCCACGCGCGCGAATTCGGCGCTCAGGTGTTGCTGATCGGCTGGTTCTCGATGCCGGTCGTGGGGATGACGGCGCTGTTCACCGGGGCCGCGCTGGCGTTGCAGATCTATGCCGGATCGGCGCGGTTCTCGGCCGAATTCGCCGTGCCGTCGATCACCGCGATCGGCATGGTGCGCGAACTGGGGCCGGTGCTGGGCGGGCTGATGGTGGCCGCGCGCGTCGCCTCATCCATCGCCGCCGAAATCGGCACGATGAAAGTCTCGGAACAGATCGACGCCCTGCGCACGCTGGCGGTCGAACCGATGCAATACCTGACGGTTCCCCGCCTGTTGGCGGCGACTTTGGCGATGCCGGTGCTGGTGGCGGCGGGCGATTCCATCGGCATACTGGGTGGCTATGCGGTCGGCGTCACGCGGCTGGGGTTCGATGGCCCCACCTATTTGCGCAACACGTTGGATTTCCTGGAATTCAGGGACGTAGGCTCGGGCCTGGTCAAGGGCGCTGTGTTCGGCTTCCTGGTCGCGCTCTCGGGGTGCTATTTCGGCATGACCTCGGGCCGCGGCGCGCAGGGTGTGGGCGAGGCCACGAAATCGGCGGTGGTGCTGGCCTCGGTGTTGATTCTGGCCGCGAATTACCTTCTGACCGAGGCCTTCTTTTCGGCATGA